ggtccatgcagtcctcttttgccatgatcagggcacacagagagtggaggatcAACACTTTATATTTTGTCTAACCTGActgtatgaacatcaatttctccttccagttatagAAGAATTTATTCtacactttggcctcttacctcttctcctcatcctcctattactttcccctggtgcccctccttcttccctttctcccatggtccattctcttctcctatcagattccttctccattcctttacatttcccacccacttggctttaccaatcaccttctaactagtcctcttttccctcccctcccctcaactttttattcctttccagtcctgaaggagggtttaAACCCAAAACATTTAtgtttattcatgtccatagttgctgcctgatctgctgagctcctccagcattttgcgtgtgtggatttccagaatctgtggaatctttTGTGTTAATAAGTACACGTCAGATTGTTTAACTTCTGTGGTAGCAAAATTTTAGAAACATTTGGAGAAAGGACAAAATGTAGATCAATTGGGGAAAGCCAGAAAAGGTTTGTAAAGGCAAATCACATGGAATTAATTTgacaatagttttttttttatgaaGTGAGGCTGATGAGGGGAAATGTGTTTCATGTACAGGGTGCCACATAAATGTTTGTTCTTCAGTTTGAAGGCTGTGGAATAAAATGGGTCACAGTATACATAACTAAGTATCTAAATAACAAAGACTAGACTAGTGCTGAAAGGTTGATTTTTAGACCTGAAGGAAGTGTACAATAGCAAACCCAAAGAGAGCTTCTTGGATCACTGTTTTACGTAATATATGTGGATTTGGCTGGAGGGTCTAATtttaaaatttgctgatgatgtaatggaatattgaagttacAGGAGGTATAGGCAGGTTGATGGAATAGACAGACAGTCTGATGCTGAAAAATATGTTGGAAGGGGAATGAGTCATTacaaactagagggcacaattttCGAAGTAATACAAGAACAGATAATAAGGTCAAGGTTTCTTGAAAATGTGAGGGTAGGTTGAGAAagtggctttaaaaaaaaaaccaaaaggaATCCTGGAGATGGAAGCAACAGCAGACACAAGAATCTGGAGATAAACCAAAAACCTGACGCAGTGtatcaacccaaaacattaaccatccctttgcctccatagatgctgtttgatctgctgTACTCTTCCAGCCTTCAGAGTCTTGGGCATTACTAACAGCGGAATAGAGGATAAGAGCAATGAATTCATGATGAATACttaaaaaatgtttctttttggcTATAATTGGATGCTTGTGCACACAGTTTAGGAAAATGTGAAGACTGGAAGTGATGCAGAAGGGACTTAGAAAAATAATTCCAAGGAAGAGGATGTAAGTATATTGGCAGACTTGTGAATCTACAATGATTGAAGTGGAAGAAAGCAGGAGCTCATGGGTGAGATctgataaaggtatttaaaatcatacagggtggaaattggaaatAATGAATTCTCATTGTCTCGGGATCAAGAGCTAGGGGACAGAATGAATGTGATTGTCAAAAGAACAAAAAGTGACATCATTTGATTATATGCAATAGGTGGTTAGGTATGTCATTCACTGGCTATGATTGTAATGGAGGCATATTCACTATGACTTGTCTTATTTGGGAGCTGTACTTGGGTTTTGGTGTTTGTTATATTTATCAATAGATTGGATGAAGGATTAGAGAGTTTGTATTAGGTGTGCAGTAATTTGTGTTACCTAGAGCAGAAAATTGTAAAGAGTTATTATGAAGTTGGTGAGCTGAATTGTGGCAATGTTTGGATGAAGCAATCTAGTTTGTTTCTGATTCAGTTTATCAGTGTATTTTCTAAGTGGCAAAGCTTTGGGAATTAGGAAAAAATCAGCAGGATTGGGTTTCAAGTACAAAAATCAATTCGATAAATGGACAGATATGAAAAATTGTATGAAAAGCTGGGTGTTACCTAAAAGGGCTTCACTATACAGAAGGATAGGAGTTAAAGTTGAAAAGATACATGGTACCAATCAGAGCTTGATTAGAATGAACTCTGTGATTCTTTCTGTGTCCTGAACCTCAGGTAGGCTTTTAAAGAGGTGCAACATCAATTCTCCAAAATGATTCTGGAGATTACAAAGCTAAATTTGACAGATGATAGTGTGAAAGTATTTGATAAGGCCGTGCATGTCAGAAAGATACAAATAGTTTAAAGGCACAAGTGATCGAAACTGTGTTGGCAAACTGGATCCAACCGTGCTGAAGATTGGAGGCAGAGGGTAATGATGGAAGTCTGTAAAAATGTAGTGCATCTCATAGATCAGTGCTAGGGCCTTTTGTTTGTAATATAGCATGAAAATATAGTTGGTATTGTTAGTAATTAGTTAACATTCTGAAAAATGGTGGAATCATAGATAGTGAAGGGAGCTATCTCAGGATTCTGTAGAACAGAAACAACCTGAAAAGTTGGGTCAAGTGATACCAGTAGGCACTTCAGACAATTGTCAGCTAATatactttgggaagtcaaattctGGTATGATATAGGGACCTTCATACTGTTGATGTACTAAGAAACCTTGGGATGCAAGTCTATATCTGTCTAAAAATGGCGATAAAGGTTGATACGGTGAAAAAAATATTTGTAATTTTTGCCTTCATAAACcaaggcattgagtataaaagttgggatgtCTTGTAGTTGTACAAAAGGTAGGTTGGACCACATGAtaagcattgtgtacagttctggtcaccaaactataggaaggatgtgtcaGTAATAGAGAATgtaagaatggagggttatagataCAAGGTAAGTTTGGATTGGTTGGGTTTATTCACACTGGAAGTTAGGAGGCTGACTGTATCCTtactgaggtttataaaattatgaggagcatggTTTGGATAGGTAATCTTTTTGCTAAGGCAGGGGAATCTAAAACTAcacggtgagaggggagaaatgtaAAGAATATCTGAAGGGTACGTTTTTTTACACCTTGGTGAATATCTGGAATTAAGTGCAGTGAGGTTATGGAAGCAGATACATGTGCAATATTTATCAGGTGTTTGTACAGGAAAAGCTTAGAGGGATACTGGCTGAAAGTGGGCAAATGGAATATATGGCGATAATGCATCACTAGACAAATTGAGCTGAAAGGGCCCGTGTCAGTGAAGTATGATTCTGTGATCAGCAGTTTGGAGAGAATTTCTTGCCAGTTTTTGAGGTCGTATGTTAAAAACTCAGTTATCCTGTACTTAACCTTGCActttgtgggtggggggggagggagggagggggttggccAGGCCAACATTGGATTAGCATTTGGAGAGCACTTTGACTAACACTGGGAGGGCCCTTGATAAGCTCATGTTTGAGAGTGGGTATGCTGAGGGAGCTCCAGGGCTGACGTCAGCTTATTCAGAatcagagccacacacacaaaatgctggataacctcagcaagacaggcaacaTCAACttcttgggtcaagacccttcataaggTCACTTCATCCAGAGAccctccatagatgatgcttGACTTACtgacttcctctagcattttgtgtgtgttgctctagatttccagcatctgcagaatcccttgtgtttatgaaccAGAGTCATGACATGTACAGAGCAATTGATTTAAAAATTCTGTAAGTTACGATAAGAAATAGATAACAATACCTAGTGCaaaaagagttcaaagtaaatttattgttgacgtatgtatatgttaccttgAGATTCTCACAGCAGAAGAAAGAGCAATAGAatcgattgtatttctttgttgtactgtgagaacaaaataaagaaaacaaaatagtgaggtagtattcgtgggttcatggaccattcagaaatcggatgacagagaagaagaagctgttcctaaaatgttaagtttGCACCCTCAGACTTCTGTACATCCTctctggtagtaatgagaagagtgggcacatcctggatggtgagagtccttaatgatggacgttgccttctcgaggcactgtcttttgaagatgtccttgatagttCACCATTCTTCTTTAATCAGCAGCTTAGGTAAGGATGAGCTAATGAATGTGATGCATTGGGCTTTTAAAGGATCTTCAATGGGGTGCCACAGAGATTTTAGCAAAATCAGAGTGTACAGTTTTGGTGTGATAAATGTTCAAAGTATAttatcaaaaaatatatatatatgtcaccatgcacaaccctgagaatcattttcttgtaggcattcatggcagaacaaagaaataaaatagaatcaattgAAAGCTGTACACCAAGACTGACACACCAGCATTGTGTAATCAGCTCAgttctgaggtgagtgaagttttccattctgattcaagatcctgatggttgaactgtccttgctcctgtacccccttcctgaaggcagcagtgagaagaaagcatggcctggatgctaggagtctttgatgatggatgctgctttcttggggcagtgttccttgtagatgtgctcaatggtgggaaggggctttcctgtgatggactgggctgtacccaccaGGCTGTACtgccttttccattcttgggctttggtgtggccatgatgcaaccagtcaggagactgtccactgtgcatctgtagttTGCCAAATCTATACAatcctctaagaaagtagaggcactgccataccTTCTCTGTAATgtgtggatggagcataggttaATTGATACAGAAAGTAGGCAGAATGGGTGATACTCAGTTCAGGAGACTGAACAATGGGGGATCACTGCTTTCAATCTGTCTTAAAGACCCTATTAGATGGTTATGGTAAACATTAAAATTTTCTGATAATTCATGGCAGATGAACTGTGGAAAAATGAGGTCATTAAGTTTGTGGGAGAACTGGAAAGGTATAACACTTTATCAGGTGAGAGGTTGAAAGTTGACATTCATCGGGAATTGGGTCTCCTTGAGTAGTGTTCAGTGATTCCTTGAGTCACATACTGTAAAGTTAACATGCAAGTTCAGCAAGAAATTAGGAAGTAAACTGGTACCACAAGAGTCTGCAGACATTGGAATGTggaaaaatgctggatgaactcgtggagagaaatggatggtcaatgtttcaggtcaagactgtTCACCTGGACTGGCGTGGTATATAGAGGTATGGTATGTTAGCCATTATAGCAAAAGGATTTGAGTGAGAGAATACAGAAAGAATGGAGTGACTGCAACAGGAATAATCTGCAGATCTGGTTTCCCTACCTGCAGTAGATGGAATGCACTGCACATTTGCTATGACATGACTGTCATTGCAGATTAAACTGACTAGACTGATAGACTCCAGAGTTTAGAGAATGAAAGATAATCTAATTGAAATATACAGGATTCTTAAGTGACTTAacagatttgatagagttgaaatTTTCTTTGGCTGGGATACTTGGGATACTTAGAATACTCAAACAGTATTAAAGAGAAACATATTTACCCAGAATGTATTGAACCTTTTGAATTCTCTAGACAAGAAAGTTGTGTACACTGTCACTAAATATGTTGAGAATATGCTTTCAGATATTAAGAGAATCAAGAGatatgttagaattctttgaggaggtaacaagtaggttagacaaaggagagtcatggATATTATCTACTTTGATTTTCAGGCGGCCTTTTGAAAGGTGATGTACCCAAGGCAGCTAAACAAGAGCCTGTGATGTTAGAGGCAAAGGTTCTAGCATGGTTAGAAGATTTGTTGCCTGGCAGAAGTCAAGCAGTGAGCAGAAAAGGGTCCTTTGCAGGATGGCTGTCGATGAATAGTGGAGTTCCgcaaatcaggtttagtatcagaggcgtatgtcatgaaatttgttgttttgcagcagcagtacattacaatacataatcagAGAAACTATAAGTTCCAGTAtgtctatattttaaaaaattaaatagtgcaaaaagagaggggaaacgtactgaggtagtgttcattggttcattgtccattcagaaatctaatagcaggggtgaagaagctgttgagtgtgtgtcttcaggctcttgtacctcctccttgatggtatcaaTGGGAAcaaggcatgttctgggtgacgggggtccttaatgatgaatgccgcctttgaggcaccacctttgaagatgtcctggatacttggGAGGTTGGTGCTCACGATGAAGCTGACCGagcttacagctttctgcagctttttccgatcgtCTGCGgtcgcccctccataccagacagtgatgcaaaacAGTTAAAATGCTGTtcacggtatatctgtagaaacttgcaagtgtctttggtgagataccaattctcctcaaactccgaatgaaatggaatccctgtcatgccttctttgtaattgcatcaatatgttgggcccaggatagatcttcagagatgttgatacccaggaacttgaaactactcgtcctttccacttctgatccgttgatgaggactggtgtgtgtttccaaTACTTCCCCTCCCTTAAGTCCAcaaacaattccttggtcttactgagatTGAGAGCAGGGTTgctgttgtgataccactcaatcagctgatctgtcCTGCTCCTGTGCACCTCCTTGTCACTATTTGAAGTTCTGCCatcaatagtggtgtcatcagcaagtttaaagatgtcatttgaactgtgcctagccacacagtcacaggtgtagagtagaacagtgggctgaaaaggcTGACCCTGTGCTGTGCTTCCTGTCTGGAAGGAAGCAGTGTGCCAGGCTGGGCTCCTACTTGTCTGATCCACAGGCTCCCCCCAGGGTCGTTTTTTTTTCACCCCTCCTGTTCCCACTTTATATAAATGACCGTGTCTCCACTGACAAatccatccctgatgaagatagcgGGGTTTGTCATTGGtacttgtacccggctggaagcctgaaaagagtttattcgtcatatatgtAAGGAAGGCATTAGATCTTTTTTTTCAAATCCATTAAAATCCTAGCTCATGGACGACATGACACGACTGTAGTTGGTCTCAGCTTTAATAATGACGTGACCAATCAGAGAGGCGGACTGTCTTGCAGCATGGTGTGCTCATACCTTGGAGCTTTATGCTGTCAGGATAGTGGACATGAGGAGTGACTTCCACCAACAACCCCCTACTTGCCTTCTCTTGGAAGTTAATGGTCAGGCTGTGCCTGTGGTCGAGTCTTTCGAATTCCTGGGGACTACCATTACCTACATATTGAAGTAGGACGAGCATGTTAAGATCATCACTATGAAAGCCCAGCAGGTTGCCCTTCCTACGCCAGTTTAGGAAACTAAAATCTCAGCGTgtatcctgatgaatttttactCGGCCATCATTTAAGAGTATTGTGCCCACCTCAATCACCGTTTGGTTTCCCGCCGCCTCCCCCCACTCCAAGTCCAGGGTGGAGCGAGTGGTCCAGTCAGCAGAGTGGCTGACAGCTACCGACATTAGAAGAGCAGAAAAAATTACTGCCGACTCCACCCACTCGAGCAGTTACCTATTCActaaattgccatcagggagacgctgtaagtccatcaccaccaggagtACTTGTTATCTCTTAaccttctttcctgtagctacctagcttctcaacaaaactcactcggGGGGTAATACCCTAACTGTCCCTGACTTTCTGCTCCCCTTGCTCTGTTGATAATTGTTcaatctgttcatatgttcacatttatttgatTATTGACGTTTGTTCATGTAATCATTCTGCTAATTGTTATTTCTCACTATTTAGTTACTATTGTCTGTTACGGTATTGTTCTGTTTTAGACTTGGCACctaaccacaatcaattctgataAGTTTcatatactggcaataaagtgattctgaatctgtactgttctatgttttagtgaGGGACTGAGAGGCTGGTTTCTCAGGTTTTTTGCAATTTCAGTGAGATActcggcaggtcaagcagcaattGTGGAAGAAAGTGTTCATAGTTCCAATAGGTAACCTCAAGGTAACAAATGACCGTGTCAGCATGCAGCGGTTACTGGGTTGCTCCAGAAATAAGTAACCGTACTTCTGAATatttagtttttatttcagattttcagtatttgTGGTTTATTTTGTACGTGATTGATACTGCCAGTCTCCGTTAGAACAAAAAGAATATGATTACATTATTACTGGACACAGACTCCAGGGAGTACAATATTGCCGTCAAATTCTGAAATTAGGTAGCTGATATCCaaattccagagctccacagagACTATTGTAAAATTGTTAGATATGAAAACGTAGTGAGTAAAAACAAAAGGTATAATTGCAAAAATACGGTACTTCCATTAAAATACTATAAAATATTTGGAAAAAAAGAACTGATATAAAACATTCAAGTAATCTGTTCCCGCGGTGGCCTGTAGGTTCCTGTGATTGTCTGAACCAGGTGCCTGCACCTTCTAATGTTCCCTCAAGGGTTCTCTGTTGCTCGGTTGTCCGACTATTCAAAGTCTGGATTTTATTAGGTCAAACTTTCAGTGGCAatctacaaataaataaataaataaatacacacatacataaataataattagctgcgCTGGGACAAGCGCTCCCTCCTGACACTTGTTTAATCCGTTTTTTGGCAGTTTATGATAAaatgcagatttttaaaaatctggttgCATCACTTACGGCTGGAACCTACTGTCCATTCGCATTGGAACATATGAACGCTGCCAGGTTCTAACCCAAACGAACGACCGATGAGTGTTGATGGATCATTTGGGCGAGTTGCAAGGGATGTTAGATGCAGCAGACACGTTACTCTGGTGTTGGGGTTGATCTAGAATGTAATTACTATGTAGTCGATGACACAGCGGCAAAAGGTGTTCCTGTTGATTGTGATTCCATGTATAATTACGGATTCAAGTGCGGAGATGCTCCGGTTGGTGAAGGTGTAGGTTCTCCGCTGGCTGTGTGTATCGCTCTGGATGTGGGTGCATTGGGTACAGTTCTTTCTGGCCGTAGGTGAGTTCCGGCTGAAGACCCCTCGGACAATAATATCACGGTGAACCCAAATTCTATTTACATTATCACGCAGAACTGAGAGCGGGCCGGGCCCGGGACCACTTTGTTTTTGTCCCGGATCAGGATAGGCTGGTTTCCATACTGTCGGTACCACATGCTCTGACTCCGGCCCAAGAAACTGTCTGGCCCAGGCCCCGGGCCCGATCCCATTGCCCGCTTCTCCAGCTCCTGCTGCTGTTGTGTCCAGATCAGCAGCGACGTGTCATGGTAACGGAGCCGGCCGTAAGGCTCCGACAAGGCCTTTTCCGCCAGTGGCGTCCGCCCGCCCGCTGCTGCGCTCATCCTCCGCTTTGCTAGATCCAAGCCCTGAAATCCATCGCAATCTCCGGAAACACCCGAAGCGTGGAAACCATGGCAACCGCTGCCACTCAATGTCTCCGGAAATACTCG
This DNA window, taken from Mobula hypostoma chromosome 21, sMobHyp1.1, whole genome shotgun sequence, encodes the following:
- the LOC134359921 gene encoding putative uncharacterized protein BRD3OS, with the protein product MSAAAGGRTPLAEKALSEPYGRLRYHDTSLLIWTQQQQELEKRAMGSGPGPGPDSFLGRSQSMWYRQYGNQPILIRDKNKVVPGPARSQFCVIM